GTTGTTGATATCCCTTTCTTCCACAGATGTCGTTCGTTGTGCatgtagaaaaatataaatttgttaACAGATATGTAATGTGAACTTTATTAATCgcattttaaatgatttatttgtgGGATtaactcaatttaaaaaaggtatttCAGTTGGAAAAAGTTCACCCGACGAATGAGCCCGCGTAATTCAAATCGTTACAGCAAAACAGTACCGATCAAGCCAAACGGAGGGGGGAAGCGTCCATTTATAATATGTAAAACTCAGAAATTGTGATTAGTAGAAATTAGaaggttttgaaaattaatttctccttACCAAAGTCGAAAATATCATTAGTTTGTCGATGGTACGgttgaaaaaacaatttgccTGCTCGGACGGCTGCTGCCTGCTAGTGACATAAGAATTTCTCTATCTACCCCAGATGTcgttgtaataaaaaaaaatcaattttcgttcaaactgaataataatgcaactttttttccgattATTGTCAATTACTACACGAGGAAATCGTTCGAATTTAATAATCTACATGCCTGAATTTCATTATTCTACTGGATAATGATAAATTAGGATTAAATGTCGATCCTTTCCTGATTTGGAAGGGTCCATGACGATCGATAATGTCATGATAATTGTCAGCACTGAGCTTCCCAACAATCTGGATCAGGAATCTCATCCGGCGCTCTCTGCTTAAATGCCCTCCAAAAACGGTTACAATATGATTGACGTTTGTCAATCATATTTTCCAAGTAACGTATATACGATCATACGCATACGCCGCTCCCGCCATGAAGTCGATCGATCGATCGGGGTGGGTAGCTCATGAAGTCATGTGACACAGCGTgatttcttctattcttcttttgttccGTTCACCTGTTGACTTAACTGTGGATGATGCTGAAGCTGTTTCCATTTGGAAGCATCTTGGTCGTCTCAGATTTATTCACTAATGagaatttcatcaaaataatagaaaactTCCCAATTGATtcgccgttgttgttgctggagcAGATTCAATTTCCGCCTTTTCATAATAGAACGGAACGAAGACCTTTCGATGCCAACTAGACGAAAGCCTCTCTCAAATGAGGCGAAGGTGCTTTAGTCTTTATTCCTCTTTGTCCCCTACTGCCTGACGCCGAAGAAGATGtctgccatttttaaaaagtccaatttttccccaaatatttctatttaaaggaactcctttttttttactgtctgCTTCTATTTACTTATTCCAATCGATCTTATACACGCTGAATATAAATCattgacaacaaaaaatattgacagttttattttatttctaggatgtttctcccttttttttgtgtaatctTACAAATACACCGAGTCGCTTCAAACAGATTTGATTTCTGCTTGGCGGGTggatcatatatatatatatgcaatCCTCCGCTTCCCACACCGACTCGTCGTGTggtgtgtatatatgtatcGATCGGGCGTGATGTGTGTGTAACATCGACCCGGTTTCGGTTGCGTTGGTGGCGGTCAAATGCGTCTATGATTCCATCAACCATCATCACACGGATCGGCTGTCcactgaaagaaaagaaccatATGATGTACGTAACATACAGGATCAAGTGGCATTCAATTGAGAGAAAACTAAGAACTAGAGtttcagagaaaagaaagaccaATATTACAAACTGGAGATTGGCACATGGGGGTGTGTTGGAGAgcccttattttttgttttcaaaacaatttgaaactgCAGCCGATATTCAACGacgcctttttaaaaatttcacttgTATTCcgatcgatttttttcccacgagtatgtatgtgtgtgtatatacctATAGCCTGAGCCCTTACGAGTGTGTGCCATACAGAGGCGCCCCTCATTGGAAACGCTTCGTCAAACAAATCAACACAACGTAACACACAGCCATCGGGTTTCCAGCAGCTTGATGTTGTCCACGctctgtaaaaataagaagaaatcctTATTTTGACGCCAGCTGTTTTATAAAATGTCTTAATTCTTCTCGGAAGCAAACAGCAATTTCAACAAGGAAattttcgtaaaataaaaaaaaacgtcgcGAGGGATACTCTGCGCCGTGATCGATTCGGAGCAGCTGTCAAATTGCGTTCGACGCGATAGGTGGCAGCACAGTCGATTGAGATTggggtggaagaagaagaaggtttcGCAGTCGTTGTCGTTTAGACTGTAGAGCTCGCAGCTCGCCCCCAATGGCGAGTTTGACCGTCATATCCGCGCTTGATGGCGCCAGGCAGTACACGAACGATTTAGTCCGTCGGGGCGGGACGACGTGACAGTGGGGAAACAGTGCCATGTCGTGAAACATTAACTTGTGGGTTTTCGTAGAAAACGGAACAGACTACTATACTACTGCTGCCTACACGAGACAACACACATCATGGCTGTGGTGGTTCCCAGTTGAGAGGGACACCACCGTGAAGACGACAACAACGAGACCGTGGAACAAGCAAAAACCCAGACTCCATTacctccccctctctctactAACACATCCTTCATCGTTCGCACAACAACAATGTGTGCTGTGTCTCCTGAAAACGTGAAGAAAATGTGAACGTCGAAATTTTTACCTACTATTCAAGACGAACAAATCCATATCTTGTCATCGCTAGTCCATCTCTTGtgttgttggtgtgtgtgtgcgtgtgtgtcttATTAATTGTGTGCAACAAATTCGGTTATCCATCAGCTACCGGGAGCTACCAGGCAGGAAGTGAAACAAGATGGGCAATCTCTGCTCAAACAACGGCGATCACGACGGCAACGGCTCCAATTCAGAGAGGTATTCCTATTTAACGTGAAATGCTCGTGAAGCAACACATCTGGTCGAATGCGAGAGAGCCAACCTCTCCTTTTTCCAACTGAATGTTTATCGGAATTCAAATGTCTAATAATAAACGGGACGCGTGACGTAGTCGTTGGCCCGGGTTCCTCTTTGCAACTGTGCAAaggaaatgttaaaaaaatacgagaagaagaaaaaaagaattgatgcttcattttgtttttttgttttttttttcaaatgtttcaaataaaaatatgatgcAGTTCGCCATGTTGCCGTGGTCGCAAAAGTCGAAAGTCGTCGAAAGCTCACAGCGGCGACGACGAGATCAAACAGGAGCCACCTATCATCGGTAACGGCAGTAACAAATCAGAATCAACTAACGTCTCTCAACAACGACAGCGTCCGCAACTCGATTCACGAGAGGAGTCGTCGATGGCATCGGGTAAATgtgattttcttctcctttttttttaatgatctgCACACAAGTCTTTTTTAATGATTCGATAACTTTATTCTCCTTAAAAAATCGTGTTGACTTATCGATCGCTCTGATAGTCTTCCCCTACACGATCCGGTTGCCAAACTCTTAAACGATTAATCATTCCAATAAGGGCAGAGAGCTGCTAACTTGATGAtggattaattgatttttgttttgttttttattttaaaagtggaTTCCGAAGGGATGGCTTCGGCCGCAACCCACCACCAACAGCTGACCGTTTCGATTAGTAACACATCagccgtccagcagcagcagcagcagccgaaggTTGCCGGAAGCAACCCGAATCAGCAAGCATTAGCAGCATTAGCGGGTTCACCTACTTCGACTAGTAACGGTGCTAACTGCGATCCGGACGTGGTGCGCCAGTTGCCGGAAGTCATTCGCCATGTGCTGCACGGTTGTGTTGGCACTGGGAGCGGGTACGGCACGGCCGAACGAGGAGCTCACCTGACAGTTTACGTCACGTCAGCCGACCCTACCGGTATTACTCGGCGGcgaatttttccctttttcggcccccttctctccttttgatTAGATAACCCTacattaaataataatgatgtgATTGCGTGTTTCTGCAGCATCCAGCACGACGGCACTGTTAGATGCCATCAACAGCAGCGGAGTTCATGCCGAAATCAAAGCATTGGCCACTTCGCGCGGAGCATCTTTACAAATTTTGTGCGATCCTTGGGGCCCGTCGTCACCAGCGGCCACTACGACAACATCAACAGCGTTGATGTCCTCATCAAGTGACGACCGGATCGGTCGCATCTCCTTGTCCAATCTGAACCGTACGCCAAAAAGAgataaactttttttgatcCTTATAGTATAAGTCTATACTTGGGgctttattcttctttgattgATTGTACAATAGTAAATAGAGCATGCTAAAGAAATGGGATGCCACTTAAACGATCCATATAGTGTAGctcctcccctctctctcgcGCTAGTCGGTTACTATGGTTACCATTGACGCACGCACTCTCCTCTCTTTCCCACCCTTCATATTCACCACGAtcccggtgtgtgtgtgtgtgtccatgCCTAACTGTAGACGCCTTGTACACTGGGAGAGCAGAGTACtgtttcgcttttttttttcttcctttctttcctGTACGCTCAATTATTCGGAACATATTGATCTATCACGACGATGACGCCAGGTCTGATGGAGACGTCGAACGTCATCCCCGTCCTGGTGTTTGGCGACACGCTGGGCCGCACCTGCGATTTGCCGCTGAGCATCGAAGCGCAAGACTTCCAGACGGCACTCCATCAAGCGCCAGATGCGGAAGATCGGAAACTTGTCGAACAATGGTATCACTCGGATCAACTGGCACAGCCACCTTGTTACCGGCTCCAATCTTCTCCAACTATGGTATGCGGCCCTAAAACGTTCAGAATTTGTCATCAAACATAAACCCATTCAAACTCTCGGTCGATAGTCGGAGGAGGTACAGCAACGGCTACTGGAATTCTTCATCACCGTCTTCAGTCAGGAACTGAGTGACGCCTACCTGAATACTCTGTTTGAACAGGTAAATTCCTTTACTGGACAATAATTCACTTGGGTGGATTAATTTAGTCGCGCACTCGATCTAAAACGATTTTCTCGAAAACAAACAGGAAGTGCACAATTCCGTGTGCATGAGTCAAGAATTGGCGCGACGTTGTATCTGGATCCAAGAAACGACCATTAGCAGCCCAAACACGTCCGGTTCCGTTCACTCCGAGTCGTCCATTACGGAGAGGGAGAATCGGCGACGGGTCAATGCTGTTCAGAAAATCCTCAAGGTCTGTCGAGTGAaatatatactactactagcAAATGGTGTGTGCCGGACGCTAACTGAATCATCAATCGCTTATTCATCGACTGCAGACGCTACTCCAGGAAAAACACGTCATCAAAAGTCAGGCGGAACCATTTTCCGCTGTCACTGGTCAACTCTCTGCAACGCTGCACTCGATCGTCGAAGAGGTACTCGACGAAGCCGAAGCCAAAGATGTCCTGTCACGCTCCTCATTATCCAGATCCTTTCTCGAGGAGATCAACCAGCACCTCACCTTTTGTCAGAGGGCAGCTTCTTGCAGTGTCAACAGAGAATCGGCTCTTATGGTCGTCAAAAGGTACAAGTTCAAAGGAAACGCTCGagatcaatcaatcaatcgtcGTTCTATATTTAGGTATTTGACGGGGAATGAACAACATCCGCTGATTATTTACGGTGCTGAAGGTAGCGGCAAGACATGTCTATTAGCTAGGGCCGCCCAGCAGTGTCACAGCTGGCAACAACCCGACCCCGAATGCACTTTAGAAATGGGTGTCGTACTCCGCTTTATTCGCCTAACACCCGAATCCAGTTCAGTCCTCACCATTCTTCATAGCATCACCAAGCAGGTGTCGCTTCTCACCACTGGTCGCCTTCCTCGAAATCCCCATGTAAGGAAATAAGCCCATTTTTATTGCACCGCCTTACATGATTGATTAATGACACTTGTGTTGTACGATTTATCTAGACGCTGTCGGATTACCAATCAACGCTCCATAGACTGTTGGGCGATGAGCGGTCTTCGAGGAAGCGCATTACTTTCATTATAGACGGAGTTGATCATTTGGAGGATTTCGACACTGTCTTCGATTTACTCAGTTCTTGGTTATCGGTCCAGTTGCCTCCCACCATCAAAGTATTGCTGACTCTGAGAACTGGCCACCAACTCGAAAGATTGCGTGGTCAGCTACCCGAGAGTGCTTTCTATCAGGTATAGTCATTCAATTACAGATTAAGTAGACTCGTCAATACTGATGTGCTATGTCTTTCAGCTCGAAGAGCTTTCTTCTAGTGAAGCACACAACTTGTTTGACGCCTGTCTCTTACAACACACTCATCGCTCCCACAGCGATCATTTGACCGCTATGGCTGCCCAGATTAATCAATCCCATCGACCTTTAACTGTCAAGGTATTCGCCATTTCCATTAGTAGTGGTGGATTATGTAGACTTAACCGAGGAATCCTTTCAGATTTTGTCGTGGCAAGCGGGATTGGCTGAAGAGTTTCGCGGGAATATTAGCGGCGAAATATTGCCATGTTCGACCAACGTTATACCTAATCTCACTGCTGCTGTTCACGAACTAACTGGCCGGAATCAAGTGGCAATGATGATTGCTCTGTTGACTTCATCCCGCTACGGCATATGTGACTACGAAATGGAGCAGCTGTGCCGTCTTCATCTGTGTGAAAGTGATAACAGCAGCTGGCCAACTCTGGCTCACTTACTGGTCCCTTTCCTTCAACGCGTTGTTGTGGGTGGACTCGGATTGTTGTCGTGGCGGGATGCAACCCTCCGGGAGCAAATGACAAACACATTTCTAGTCGACCGAAATGAAGCAGTCGTCGTCCATCGAAAAATGCTGGACTACTTCTGGACCATTTGGCAAGAGTCGAGAACTTTACTAGAAAGCCGCAATTGGACCGATTTGGCCACTCCTTTATCGGCCATTACTAACCTGCggtatttttatatttttattttctttctatattcggtgtttaattgtttcattATCTGTGattggaatttgaatttatccAGTTTGACGAGACGAGCTCTGGACGAAATTCCGTATCATTTGTCCCGGCTGGATTTTTCAGAGACTCAAGTCCGGTGGATTGAAATCTGGTCGGATCCTGGGTGGCTGTTGACCAAACTAGCCACTTCTGGCGTCACGCAAGTGATGGAGGATTTGACTTTAACACCGGAATCTTGCCGACCGGAACATTTCCAACAGTGGATGTCACTTCTCGCACCGGCCATCGACTACGACTACCGGCAAGTGACCAGTCAACTGATTGGCCGAGGAGCTCCACAAACAGGAATTTTCGAGAAATTGTGTCGCAATCCTCTAGTAGCTTCTCTTCTCCCCAGCCAGGATTTAGCTCCATCGGATTCTTCGGAAAAAGACATTTGTATTAGTGCTATTTATCGTCTGAACAGCGGTGAAAGACATCATGCGGCTGCTCTATCGGCCGTCCGGGACGAATTGAGTCTCTGGAATTTTAAAACCGGTCAATGCGATAAAGGTAAGAACTCTTGTCAAACAAACGGAGTACGCGATAGAGTTATTAAAGACGAcctatttttgtatttgtatccACAGTGCTTGGAAACCTGCAGCACCAGCCTTTGAAAGTCGCCCCGCTGGCCAACGACCGTTGTGTCGTATTGTGCGGGCGTGAACTGTGTGTTTATGACATGAATACTGGCGAAGAAGTGCTCAAGCTCAAAGGTTTGTTTATTCTTCGATCgatttgtctgtttgtttttgcctTGTActacataaaaagaaaaattttaatttattttaggAATGATGAACCAAAAACTGCCATTGTTTGGCCTTCACGGCGATTCTCACGTGGTATGCATTCATCTGATGATTTTTTATCGGCTCATGCTAATTATTATCAATTTAGGTGTCACTCTCACGTAATCGGATGTATGTCAACCTAATCAGCCTGGAAAACGGCGATTGTGTTACAACGTTTAAAGTGGGCGAGGATCGATTCCTCA
The window above is part of the Daphnia pulex isolate KAP4 chromosome 3, ASM2113471v1 genome. Proteins encoded here:
- the LOC124191065 gene encoding uncharacterized protein LOC124191065 produces the protein MGNLCSNNGDHDGNGSNSESSPCCRGRKSRKSSKAHSGDDEIKQEPPIIGNGSNKSESTNVSQQRQRPQLDSREESSMASVDSEGMASAATHHQQLTVSISNTSAVQQQQQQPKVAGSNPNQQALAALAGSPTSTSNGANCDPDVVRQLPEVIRHVLHGCVGTGSGYGTAERGAHLTVYVTSADPTASSTTALLDAINSSGVHAEIKALATSRGASLQILCDPWGPSSPAATTTTSTALMSSSSDDRIGRISLSNLNRLMETSNVIPVLVFGDTLGRTCDLPLSIEAQDFQTALHQAPDAEDRKLVEQWYHSDQLAQPPCYRLQSSPTMSEEVQQRLLEFFITVFSQELSDAYLNTLFEQEVHNSVCMSQELARRCIWIQETTISSPNTSGSVHSESSITERENRRRVNAVQKILKTLLQEKHVIKSQAEPFSAVTGQLSATLHSIVEEVLDEAEAKDVLSRSSLSRSFLEEINQHLTFCQRAASCSVNRESALMVVKRYLTGNEQHPLIIYGAEGSGKTCLLARAAQQCHSWQQPDPECTLEMGVVLRFIRLTPESSSVLTILHSITKQVSLLTTGRLPRNPHTLSDYQSTLHRLLGDERSSRKRITFIIDGVDHLEDFDTVFDLLSSWLSVQLPPTIKVLLTLRTGHQLERLRGQLPESAFYQLEELSSSEAHNLFDACLLQHTHRSHSDHLTAMAAQINQSHRPLTVKILSWQAGLAEEFRGNISGEILPCSTNVIPNLTAAVHELTGRNQVAMMIALLTSSRYGICDYEMEQLCRLHLCESDNSSWPTLAHLLVPFLQRVVVGGLGLLSWRDATLREQMTNTFLVDRNEAVVVHRKMLDYFWTIWQESRTLLESRNWTDLATPLSAITNLRLTRRALDEIPYHLSRLDFSETQVRWIEIWSDPGWLLTKLATSGVTQVMEDLTLTPESCRPEHFQQWMSLLAPAIDYDYRQVTSQLIGRGAPQTGIFEKLCRNPLVASLLPSQDLAPSDSSEKDICISAIYRLNSGERHHAAALSAVRDELSLWNFKTGQCDKVLGNLQHQPLKVAPLANDRCVVLCGRELCVYDMNTGEEVLKLKGMMNQKLPLFGLHGDSHVVSLSRNRMYVNLISLENGDCVTTFKVGEDRFLNSLLVSDNGRLLVCGDESKRPCSLLVWDLQAKKLIYDLKMNHHEFITRLSAITGDGTYVACVCKELETSDPNFIVVYDLQSGTLFKKWKAGANTVAVSIACQNSCVVTSLQDARILVWDLVTGNCRWSLLGHSASVDTLNLDAEGSYLLSWDSEDNDRSLRLWNLSNGQDVATFTPDQRTTAAHVSADGQVVLVALAGRSDLVQLKLSQTPLS